Proteins encoded within one genomic window of Posidoniimonas corsicana:
- a CDS encoding NfeD family protein, which yields MIRPTFDAGARLRGLLACAVAAAVLAGCADASAAEPVGSLVKLRLPLTGGDDQALQGVLTRTAEKLQRQAAPDRDGRPTLILQFDGDGAAGGSEFERCLSLARFLLRDMTGVKTIAYLPQTVKGHAVLVALACEEIAMSPDAELGEAGLDEDPARPVEPGMAAVYEEIAAARRNIPPAAALAMIDRRLELLRVENETGVDFVLRRDLDDLEAQRTVIDTQVLSPAGALAVFTGSEAREQSWIDYRVRDESALARVLALPESAVQEDQTTLANWTPAFIELNGELTERRLKQIKTLIGSEMDQRGVNWIGLRINSGGGRIDLCAELAATLAELEESDVRTVAYVPVEASGGAALIALACDQLVMHPGATIGGGITVQPPAADGPARRMPPPGDRPGRARPEDDKPNPNRLTQQQVDATLASIRGPLAEHGGHSWSLLAAMVDPGQTLHRYTDRETGGQRLMNEEELAAQPNPDAWRQEEELTKPGAVLALESADAKRLGVAFAVVDSYDDLKQLYGFDADPPVAQPNWALELVEALANPWLAGLLLVIGFGGIYIELNAPGLGVGGFVASVAFLLFFWSHFLSGTAEWLEVLLFLFGIFFILMEAFVLPGFGIFGLGGIAMVLASLVLVSQTFVIPKTQGQMGELRESITLVVLSMVGCMIAAFAFRRYLPHAPGVRRMMLAPADEVELAELDHRESLADYAHLVGQTGAAVTNLMPSGKAEIDGELLDVIADGEVIDRGDRIVVVKAKGSRVMVKKT from the coding sequence ATGATCCGCCCCACGTTCGATGCTGGCGCTCGCCTCCGCGGGCTGCTGGCGTGCGCAGTCGCAGCAGCGGTGCTCGCCGGGTGCGCGGACGCGTCAGCCGCAGAGCCCGTTGGCAGCCTGGTGAAGCTGCGGCTTCCGCTCACCGGCGGCGACGACCAGGCGCTGCAGGGCGTGCTCACTCGCACCGCGGAGAAGCTCCAGCGGCAGGCCGCACCCGACCGCGACGGCCGCCCCACCCTCATCCTCCAGTTTGACGGCGACGGCGCCGCCGGCGGGTCGGAGTTCGAACGCTGCTTGTCGCTCGCGCGGTTCTTGCTGCGCGACATGACCGGCGTGAAGACCATCGCCTATCTCCCCCAGACGGTCAAAGGCCACGCCGTGCTGGTCGCGCTGGCCTGCGAAGAGATCGCCATGTCGCCCGACGCCGAGCTCGGCGAGGCGGGCCTGGACGAGGACCCCGCGCGCCCGGTCGAGCCCGGCATGGCCGCCGTGTACGAAGAGATCGCCGCCGCGCGGCGCAACATCCCGCCCGCCGCGGCGCTCGCCATGATCGACCGGCGGCTGGAGCTGCTCCGCGTCGAGAACGAGACCGGCGTCGACTTCGTGCTCCGCCGCGACCTCGACGACCTCGAGGCCCAGCGGACCGTGATCGACACGCAGGTGCTCTCGCCGGCCGGCGCGCTGGCGGTGTTCACCGGCAGCGAGGCCCGCGAGCAGAGCTGGATCGACTACCGCGTGCGGGACGAGTCCGCGCTCGCCCGCGTGCTGGCGCTGCCCGAGTCGGCGGTGCAGGAGGACCAGACCACGCTGGCCAACTGGACGCCCGCCTTCATCGAGCTGAACGGCGAGCTCACCGAGCGGCGGCTCAAGCAGATCAAGACGCTCATCGGCAGCGAGATGGACCAGCGCGGCGTCAACTGGATCGGCCTGCGGATCAACTCCGGCGGCGGCCGCATCGACCTCTGCGCCGAGTTGGCCGCGACCCTCGCCGAGCTCGAAGAGTCCGACGTCCGCACCGTGGCCTACGTGCCGGTCGAGGCCTCCGGCGGCGCGGCGCTGATCGCGCTGGCCTGCGACCAGCTGGTGATGCACCCCGGCGCCACGATCGGCGGCGGGATCACGGTCCAGCCGCCCGCGGCCGACGGCCCCGCCCGCCGCATGCCGCCCCCCGGCGACCGACCGGGCCGCGCCCGGCCGGAAGACGACAAGCCCAACCCCAACCGGCTCACCCAGCAGCAGGTCGACGCGACGCTGGCCAGCATCCGCGGCCCGCTCGCCGAGCACGGCGGCCACAGCTGGTCGCTGCTGGCGGCGATGGTTGACCCGGGCCAGACGCTCCACCGCTACACCGACCGCGAGACCGGCGGCCAACGGCTGATGAACGAGGAGGAGCTCGCCGCGCAGCCCAACCCCGACGCGTGGCGGCAGGAGGAGGAGCTGACCAAGCCCGGCGCCGTGCTGGCGCTCGAGTCCGCCGACGCCAAGCGGCTGGGCGTGGCGTTCGCCGTGGTCGACAGCTACGACGACCTCAAGCAGCTCTACGGCTTCGACGCCGACCCGCCGGTCGCCCAGCCCAACTGGGCGCTCGAGCTGGTCGAGGCGCTCGCCAACCCGTGGCTGGCGGGGCTGCTGCTGGTGATCGGCTTCGGCGGCATCTACATCGAGCTCAACGCGCCCGGCCTGGGCGTCGGCGGGTTCGTCGCGAGCGTGGCGTTCCTGCTCTTCTTCTGGAGCCACTTCCTGTCGGGCACGGCCGAGTGGCTGGAGGTGCTGCTGTTCCTGTTCGGCATCTTCTTCATCCTGATGGAGGCCTTCGTCCTGCCCGGCTTCGGCATCTTCGGCCTGGGCGGCATCGCGATGGTGCTCGCCTCGCTGGTGCTGGTGAGCCAGACGTTCGTGATCCCCAAGACGCAGGGCCAGATGGGCGAGCTCCGCGAGTCGATCACGCTGGTGGTGCTGTCGATGGTGGGCTGCATGATCGCCGCGTTCGCCTTCCGCCGGTACCTGCCCCACGCGCCGGGCGTGCGGCGGATGATGCTGGCGCCGGCCGACGAGGTCGAGCTGGCCGAGCTGGACCACCGCGAGTCGCTGGCCGACTACGCGCACCTGGTCGGCCAGACCGGCGCGGCGGTCACGAACCTGATGCCCAGCGGCAAGGCCGAGATCGACGGCGAGCTGCTGGACGTCATCGCCGACGGCGAGGTCATCGACCGCGGCGACCGCATCGTCGTCGTCAAAGCGAAGGGCAGCCGCGTCATGGTGAAGAAGACCTGA
- a CDS encoding PQQ-binding-like beta-propeller repeat protein — MSRYRFATPLRSLLFALLLAAWGTPGRAEPATEDAAEPLPPDIATRDFGHDWPTFLGPAADGKSRETGLDFDWPAEGPPIVWQTPLGTSYSGPSISRGRLFHFDRHGDQDRLTCRVAETGEQLWAVSYPTDYEDLLGYNNGPRCSPVVDGARVYTLSAEGVLRCASASDGGLLWEVDTTERFRVVKNFFGVGSTPLVVGGHVIVNVGGSPADAPRDVYAARGAVPANGAGVAAFDKLDGKVVWTCADELASYASPVAADIEGRPWCFVFARGGLVALNPQTGEIDFQYPWRAKTLESVNASSPVVVGDEVFISETYGPGSSLLRVRPGAFDIVWRDDPREREKSMQLHWNTAIHHEGYLYGSSGRHSNGAELRCVEWSTGEVKWRQESLGRCSLLYADGHLICLAESGELHVLKATPGRYELVRSVTLRDATGKQLLEPYAWTAPVLARGLLYLRGDDRLVCIDLAKN, encoded by the coding sequence ATGAGTCGTTATCGATTCGCCACGCCGCTCCGATCGCTACTGTTTGCTCTGCTGCTGGCGGCGTGGGGCACGCCCGGCCGCGCCGAACCGGCAACGGAGGACGCCGCTGAGCCGCTGCCGCCGGACATCGCGACTCGCGACTTCGGGCACGACTGGCCGACGTTTCTTGGGCCCGCGGCCGATGGCAAGTCACGGGAGACGGGACTCGACTTCGATTGGCCGGCCGAGGGGCCGCCGATCGTGTGGCAGACGCCGCTGGGGACCAGCTACAGCGGGCCCTCGATCAGCCGCGGACGGTTGTTCCACTTCGACCGCCACGGCGATCAGGACCGGCTGACCTGCCGCGTGGCGGAAACGGGCGAGCAGCTCTGGGCCGTTTCCTACCCGACCGACTACGAGGACCTGCTCGGCTACAACAACGGCCCCCGCTGCTCGCCGGTGGTAGACGGGGCGCGGGTCTACACGCTGAGCGCCGAGGGGGTCCTGAGGTGCGCCAGCGCGTCCGACGGCGGGCTGCTGTGGGAAGTCGACACCACCGAGCGGTTTCGCGTGGTGAAGAACTTCTTCGGCGTCGGCAGCACGCCGCTGGTGGTCGGCGGCCACGTGATCGTGAACGTCGGCGGCAGCCCGGCCGACGCGCCGCGCGATGTCTACGCGGCGCGGGGCGCCGTGCCGGCCAACGGCGCCGGGGTGGCAGCGTTCGACAAGCTAGACGGCAAGGTGGTTTGGACGTGCGCCGACGAGCTGGCCAGCTACGCGAGCCCGGTCGCCGCCGACATCGAGGGCCGGCCCTGGTGCTTCGTGTTCGCCCGCGGCGGCCTGGTCGCGCTGAACCCACAGACGGGCGAGATTGATTTCCAGTACCCCTGGCGGGCGAAGACCCTGGAGAGCGTGAACGCTTCGTCGCCGGTCGTGGTGGGCGACGAGGTCTTCATCTCCGAGACCTACGGCCCTGGAAGTTCACTGCTGCGGGTGCGGCCCGGGGCGTTCGACATCGTCTGGCGGGACGATCCGCGGGAACGTGAGAAGTCAATGCAGCTGCACTGGAACACGGCCATCCACCACGAGGGCTACCTGTACGGCAGCAGCGGCCGCCACTCGAACGGGGCCGAGCTCCGCTGCGTGGAGTGGTCGACCGGCGAAGTCAAATGGCGTCAAGAATCGCTGGGGCGATGCTCGCTGCTCTACGCCGACGGCCACCTGATCTGCCTGGCCGAGAGCGGCGAGCTGCACGTCCTCAAGGCCACCCCCGGGCGGTACGAGCTGGTGCGGTCGGTCACGCTGCGTGACGCCACCGGCAAGCAGCTGCTCGAGCCCTATGCCTGGACCGCGCCGGTGCTGGCCCGCGGCCTGCTTTACCTGCGGGGCGACGATCGGCTGGTCTGCATCGATCTGGCGAAGAACTGA
- a CDS encoding GNAT family N-acetyltransferase has product MTDLILDTERLRLVLDSAEATRDWIDELGPEIRAQLSAEWLALVEAADEADPWVHGFRMVQRDSDMVIGSCGFKGPPSAEGAVEIAYQVEPDWQGQGYATESARALAAYAAGQGGVRVVRAHTLPEENASTRVLTKCGFECVGEVIDPDDGPVWRWERRGGR; this is encoded by the coding sequence ATGACCGACCTCATCCTCGACACCGAACGTCTGAGGCTCGTGCTCGATTCGGCGGAAGCCACCCGTGACTGGATCGACGAGCTGGGCCCCGAGATCCGGGCCCAGCTGTCGGCCGAGTGGCTGGCGCTGGTCGAGGCGGCCGACGAGGCCGACCCGTGGGTTCACGGGTTCCGGATGGTTCAGCGCGACTCGGACATGGTGATCGGATCGTGCGGCTTCAAGGGCCCGCCCTCGGCCGAGGGGGCAGTGGAGATCGCCTACCAGGTCGAACCCGACTGGCAGGGCCAGGGCTACGCCACCGAGTCCGCCCGGGCGTTGGCCGCGTACGCGGCGGGGCAGGGCGGGGTGAGGGTGGTCAGGGCGCACACGCTGCCGGAGGAGAACGCGTCGACGCGCGTGCTCACCAAGTGCGGCTTCGAGTGTGTCGGCGAGGTCATCGACCCCGATGACGGTCCCGTCTGGCGGTGGGAACGACGCGGCGGCCGCTAG
- a CDS encoding pyridoxamine 5'-phosphate oxidase family protein has product MGSPTTTPEKIDELYELIDGMEVALMTTRRPDGLLVTRPMATQDRGPLADLWFVTSIDTHKVDEIEADPHVSLGYYDHGSSEWVSVSGRASICQDRDKIHELYEDDWKMWFPDDGPGRDGGPDDPRLALIFVEALTVTYMKAKHSKPMTLFEIAKGRLTGKQPDIGREEHLDRAEL; this is encoded by the coding sequence ATGGGTTCCCCCACGACCACCCCCGAAAAAATCGACGAGCTCTACGAACTGATCGACGGCATGGAGGTCGCGCTGATGACCACCCGCCGCCCCGACGGGCTCTTGGTCACGCGCCCGATGGCGACCCAGGACCGCGGGCCGCTGGCCGACCTGTGGTTCGTCACCAGCATCGATACCCACAAGGTCGACGAGATCGAGGCCGACCCGCATGTCAGCCTCGGCTACTACGACCACGGCTCCAGCGAGTGGGTGTCGGTCAGCGGGCGGGCGAGCATCTGCCAGGACCGCGACAAGATCCACGAGCTCTACGAAGACGACTGGAAGATGTGGTTCCCGGACGACGGCCCCGGCCGCGACGGCGGGCCGGACGACCCTCGGCTAGCGTTGATCTTCGTCGAGGCGCTGACCGTCACGTATATGAAGGCCAAGCACTCCAAGCCGATGACCCTGTTCGAGATCGCCAAGGGGCGGCTGACCGGCAAGCAGCCCGACATCGGCCGCGAAGAGCACCTGGACCGGGCCGAGCTGTAG
- a CDS encoding J domain-containing protein, with amino-acid sequence MSDARESRRERAAAMDATIERNADIVRRSRRQRSFLKVLGLSLPVRMDDVKQAFREKARETHPDHNGSAEAFREVQQAFDEAVEYAKKNEKRLPWLGAQLPMYVAQREVIELVEQWGGAIDLQQLDWLEDTVGVDFSQLADRLRGIDLTDRPVGDAELSELMANADGVAYLETLRLAGTKVTDQGILAVTLAPSLRHIDLRRTPVSQHARNELAKFRRFDEVEGASRGLFGWVRGLFG; translated from the coding sequence ATGAGCGACGCCAGAGAGTCCCGCCGCGAGCGGGCCGCCGCGATGGACGCGACCATCGAGCGCAACGCCGATATCGTCCGCCGCAGCCGTCGCCAGCGCAGCTTCCTCAAGGTGCTTGGCCTGTCGCTCCCCGTGCGGATGGACGACGTCAAGCAGGCGTTCCGCGAGAAGGCCCGCGAGACCCACCCCGATCACAACGGCAGCGCCGAGGCGTTCCGCGAGGTGCAGCAGGCGTTCGACGAGGCGGTGGAGTACGCCAAGAAGAACGAGAAGCGGCTGCCGTGGCTCGGTGCGCAGCTGCCGATGTACGTCGCGCAGCGGGAGGTGATCGAGCTGGTCGAGCAGTGGGGCGGCGCGATCGACCTGCAGCAGCTCGACTGGCTGGAGGACACGGTCGGCGTCGACTTCTCGCAGCTCGCCGACCGGCTCCGCGGCATCGACCTTACCGACCGCCCGGTCGGCGACGCCGAGCTGAGCGAGCTGATGGCGAACGCCGACGGCGTCGCCTATCTGGAAACGCTGCGGCTGGCCGGAACCAAGGTCACCGACCAGGGCATCCTGGCTGTGACCCTCGCGCCGAGCCTGCGGCACATCGACCTGCGGCGGACGCCCGTCTCGCAGCACGCGCGGAACGAGCTAGCAAAGTTCCGCCGCTTCGATGAGGTGGAGGGCGCCAGCCGCGGGCTGTTCGGCTGGGTGCGGGGCCTGTTCGGCTAG
- a CDS encoding 3-hydroxyacyl-ACP dehydratase FabZ family protein — protein MRFWLIDAIEEFVPGERMVTSKNVSYSEEYLQDHFPEFPVLPGVFMLEAATQSAAWLLRLSDDFQHTIVALKEARNVKYADFVSPGSKLTITAEVNKVEGREVGFKVTGKVDEGTSLSGRLVLERYCLADDDPAQAESDGRLRTSLRKWSKAIVTPEMQAALANS, from the coding sequence ATGCGATTCTGGTTGATTGACGCCATCGAAGAGTTTGTGCCCGGCGAGCGCATGGTGACGTCGAAGAACGTCTCGTACAGCGAGGAGTACCTGCAGGACCACTTCCCCGAGTTCCCGGTGCTGCCGGGCGTGTTCATGCTCGAGGCCGCGACCCAGTCGGCCGCGTGGCTGCTGCGGCTGTCGGACGACTTCCAGCACACGATCGTCGCGCTCAAAGAGGCGCGCAACGTCAAGTACGCGGACTTCGTGTCGCCGGGCAGCAAGCTGACCATCACGGCCGAAGTGAACAAAGTGGAGGGCCGCGAGGTCGGCTTCAAGGTGACCGGCAAGGTCGACGAGGGGACCTCGCTGAGCGGCCGCCTGGTGCTGGAGCGCTACTGCCTGGCCGACGACGACCCCGCGCAGGCCGAGTCGGACGGGCGCCTGCGGACCTCGCTGCGTAAGTGGTCCAAGGCGATCGTCACCCCAGAGATGCAGGCCGCGCTCGCCAACAGCTAG
- a CDS encoding CotH kinase family protein, protein MLRLKSTTTWFLASLLLAACVVAQPPGFDGPPGGRPGGRGFGGPMGGPDMELVAKHDANHDGWLNSQERAEARKELADRPQRGRGPGGRGRFGRGDQQPPQPGPQVAPADAEIFPDAELYDTSVLRTFFFEFEDDDWEQQMAAFKPTDVEVPARLTVDGKVYENVGVGFRGASSFMMVPEGRKRSLNVSIDMADKDQRLYGHKSLNLLNCNGDPSLMSTLLYSHIAREHLPAPRANLARVVINGEFWGVYANVQQFNKVFLKENFDPSKGTRWKVPGSPRGDGGLRYTGDDLADYKQRYEMKSDDGDEEWQALVELCRVLNETPLDNLQEKLSPILDINQTLWFLALDVALVNSDGYWTRASDYSLFRDANGVFHTIPHDMNEAMQAHGGRGGPGGGRGFGPPPGFGPPPGFDPQAGPPEGFGPPPGFGPPPEQFAQRDDDEGGRQRRPRGEGRDDRRGDRQRGDDRGGRRGRGFGGGPGHGGPDLDPLVGLDNDRTPLRSRLLAVPELRERYLGYVREIAEKQLDWNQIGKLVAQQRELVADSVKVDTRGLSDFAAFERSTSPEAGAEGTLRSFFDARREFLLNYKAPTVARN, encoded by the coding sequence ATGCTACGCCTGAAGTCGACCACCACCTGGTTCCTCGCCTCGCTGCTGCTAGCTGCCTGTGTGGTCGCCCAACCGCCGGGCTTCGACGGTCCCCCTGGCGGCCGCCCCGGCGGCCGCGGCTTCGGCGGCCCGATGGGCGGCCCCGACATGGAGCTCGTCGCCAAGCACGACGCCAACCACGACGGCTGGCTCAACAGCCAGGAACGCGCCGAGGCCCGCAAGGAGCTCGCCGACCGCCCGCAACGCGGCCGGGGCCCGGGCGGGCGCGGCCGGTTCGGCCGCGGTGATCAGCAGCCGCCCCAGCCCGGCCCGCAGGTGGCGCCCGCCGACGCGGAGATCTTCCCCGACGCCGAGCTGTACGACACGTCGGTCCTGCGGACGTTCTTCTTCGAGTTCGAGGACGACGACTGGGAGCAGCAGATGGCGGCCTTCAAGCCGACCGACGTCGAGGTTCCGGCGCGGCTGACTGTCGACGGCAAGGTGTACGAGAACGTGGGCGTTGGATTCCGCGGCGCGTCGTCGTTCATGATGGTGCCGGAGGGACGCAAGCGTTCGCTCAACGTGTCGATCGACATGGCGGACAAGGACCAGCGGCTCTACGGCCACAAGTCGCTCAACCTGCTCAACTGCAACGGCGACCCGTCGCTCATGAGCACGCTGCTCTACTCACACATCGCCCGCGAGCACCTCCCGGCGCCCAGGGCCAACCTGGCCCGCGTGGTGATCAACGGCGAGTTCTGGGGCGTGTACGCCAACGTGCAGCAGTTCAACAAGGTGTTCCTGAAGGAGAACTTCGACCCGTCCAAGGGCACCCGCTGGAAGGTGCCCGGCAGCCCCCGCGGCGACGGCGGCCTCCGCTACACCGGCGACGACCTGGCCGACTACAAGCAGCGGTACGAGATGAAGTCCGACGACGGCGACGAGGAGTGGCAGGCGCTGGTCGAGCTCTGCCGCGTGCTGAACGAAACGCCGCTCGACAACCTGCAGGAGAAGCTCAGCCCGATCCTCGACATTAATCAGACGCTGTGGTTCCTAGCGCTCGACGTGGCGCTGGTGAACAGCGACGGCTACTGGACCCGCGCCAGCGACTACAGCCTGTTCCGCGACGCCAACGGCGTGTTCCACACCATCCCGCACGACATGAACGAGGCGATGCAGGCGCACGGCGGACGCGGCGGGCCGGGAGGAGGCCGCGGGTTCGGACCGCCGCCGGGCTTCGGGCCGCCCCCCGGGTTTGATCCCCAGGCCGGGCCGCCCGAAGGCTTTGGCCCACCGCCCGGGTTCGGTCCTCCGCCCGAGCAGTTCGCCCAACGCGACGACGACGAGGGCGGCCGTCAGCGGCGGCCGCGCGGCGAGGGGCGGGACGACCGCCGCGGCGACCGCCAGCGCGGTGATGACCGCGGGGGCCGGCGCGGACGCGGCTTCGGCGGCGGCCCCGGTCACGGCGGCCCCGACCTGGACCCGCTGGTCGGCCTGGACAACGACCGCACCCCGCTCCGCAGCCGCCTGCTGGCCGTCCCCGAACTCCGCGAGCGGTACCTGGGCTACGTCCGCGAGATCGCCGAGAAGCAGCTCGACTGGAACCAGATCGGCAAGCTGGTCGCGCAGCAGCGCGAGCTGGTTGCCGACTCGGTGAAGGTCGACACCCGCGGGCTCAGCGACTTCGCCGCCTTCGAGCGGTCCACCTCGCCCGAAGCGGGCGCCGAGGGCACGCTGCGCAGTTTCTTCGACGCCCGCCGCGAGTTCCTGCTGAACTACAAGGCCCCCACCGTCGCCCGGAACTAG
- a CDS encoding acyl carrier protein — translation MPTQEEIFEKVQEALVDALGVEEDEVTPEAKLQADLDAESIDFLDIVFRLEKAFDIKIERGELFPEDILTDASYVQDGKVTPEGLTKLKERMPFADLSAFESDPVVQNLGKQLTVQDMCRFVEHKLSK, via the coding sequence ATGCCCACGCAAGAAGAGATCTTTGAGAAGGTTCAAGAAGCCTTGGTCGACGCCCTGGGCGTTGAAGAGGACGAGGTGACGCCGGAGGCCAAGCTGCAGGCCGACCTGGACGCCGAGAGCATCGACTTCCTGGACATCGTGTTCCGCCTGGAGAAGGCGTTCGACATCAAGATCGAGCGCGGCGAGCTGTTCCCCGAGGACATCCTGACCGACGCCTCCTACGTGCAGGACGGCAAGGTCACGCCCGAGGGCCTGACCAAGCTGAAGGAGCGGATGCCGTTCGCCGACCTGTCCGCCTTCGAGTCGGACCCGGTCGTGCAGAACCTGGGCAAGCAGCTCACCGTGCAGGACATGTGCCGCTTCGTCGAGCACAAGCTGAGCAAGTAG
- a CDS encoding NfeD family protein has protein sequence MLLADFNLVSPLGLALLLAMVGCLLIVAEVLIPSGGIIGFFATCSLIASIYYAYQAAGASGGLGMGLGLVVVVPLLLIGAFKVLPHTPMGKAMIGQAPREEDVLPDDPRHALVGRVGVARSKMLPSGAVEIDGQMIDAISQGRAIDPGQYVKVVEVRGNRVMVRPADQGDRPANQNPDDLLTRPIEELGIDSLEDPLA, from the coding sequence ATGCTCCTCGCCGACTTCAACCTGGTCTCCCCGCTGGGCCTGGCCCTGCTGCTGGCCATGGTGGGTTGCCTGCTGATTGTCGCGGAGGTGCTGATCCCCTCGGGCGGCATCATCGGGTTCTTCGCCACGTGCAGCCTGATCGCCAGCATCTACTACGCGTACCAGGCCGCGGGTGCCAGCGGCGGCCTGGGGATGGGCCTGGGGCTGGTGGTGGTGGTCCCGCTGCTGCTGATCGGCGCGTTCAAGGTGCTGCCGCACACGCCGATGGGCAAGGCGATGATCGGCCAGGCGCCGCGCGAGGAGGACGTGCTGCCGGACGACCCGCGGCACGCGCTGGTGGGGCGGGTGGGCGTGGCCCGGTCCAAGATGCTGCCCAGCGGCGCCGTGGAGATCGACGGCCAGATGATCGACGCCATCAGCCAGGGCCGGGCGATCGACCCGGGCCAGTACGTCAAGGTGGTGGAGGTCCGCGGCAACCGAGTAATGGTCCGCCCCGCCGACCAGGGCGACCGCCCCGCCAACCAGAACCCCGACGACCTGCTGACGCGGCCGATCGAGGAGCTGGGGATCGACTCGCTGGAAGACCCGCTGGCGTAG
- a CDS encoding 3-hydroxyacyl-ACP dehydratase FabZ family protein, with protein MRWFWVDRFTEYVAGSHAVGHKGVSLSEEHLHDHWESYPVMPNTLIAEGMAQTAGLLVSELYDFKELVVLAKFTRLEFDGLVRPGDTITYRAEVGATKEVGAQATVVGTVGDRQQARAEIFFARMQAGAATAQGLPSRLFDPEDLAHWLQITDVFKVGRHEDGSPMTPGDYGLPSYA; from the coding sequence ATGCGCTGGTTCTGGGTCGATCGATTCACGGAGTACGTGGCGGGCTCGCACGCGGTGGGGCACAAGGGTGTCTCGCTGAGCGAGGAGCACCTGCACGACCACTGGGAGTCGTACCCGGTGATGCCCAACACGCTGATCGCCGAGGGCATGGCCCAGACGGCCGGCCTGCTGGTCAGCGAGCTGTACGACTTCAAGGAGCTGGTGGTGCTGGCCAAGTTCACCCGGCTGGAGTTCGACGGCCTGGTCCGCCCCGGCGACACCATCACCTACCGCGCCGAGGTGGGCGCCACCAAGGAGGTGGGCGCCCAGGCGACCGTGGTCGGCACGGTGGGCGACCGCCAGCAGGCCCGGGCGGAGATCTTCTTCGCCCGCATGCAGGCCGGCGCGGCCACCGCGCAGGGCCTGCCGAGCCGGCTGTTCGACCCAGAGGACCTGGCCCACTGGCTGCAGATCACCGACGTGTTCAAGGTCGGCAGGCACGAGGACGGCAGCCCCATGACGCCCGGCGACTACGGCCTGCCGTCGTACGCGTGA
- a CDS encoding beta-ketoacyl-[acyl-carrier-protein] synthase family protein → MRNRVVITGVGCVTPLGTTVPELWANLLAGKSSVRQTSLFDASKFPTNIASEVRDWSIASVGEDPAVWEKRGRHTRFAVGAAKQAMEDSGALGTVEPTRMGVYLGAGEGQQDFGAFSAMMTAAIQGGEFDLTKFVQKGLELLDPMEELEQEPNMPAAYVAAQFDAQGPNFNCLTACAASSQAIGEAAEIIRRGDADVMISGGAHSMIHPFGVTGFNLLTALSERNDEPERASRPFDQHRDGFVLGEGAAMLILEEYEHAKARGAQIYGELVGYGATADAFRITDTHPEGRGATSCIKMALKDAGIGTSDIDYVNAHGTSTTVNDKVETLSLKQALGEDDARATPVSSTKSMMGHLIAAAGATELIISLMAIKDNKLPPTINYETPDPNCDLDYIPNEARDQQCNIVLSNSFGFGGQNITLIARGV, encoded by the coding sequence ATGCGTAACCGAGTCGTCATCACCGGAGTTGGCTGCGTCACCCCGCTGGGGACCACCGTGCCCGAGCTGTGGGCCAACCTGCTGGCGGGCAAGAGCAGCGTGCGTCAGACCTCGCTGTTCGACGCGTCGAAGTTCCCCACCAACATCGCGTCGGAGGTCCGCGACTGGTCGATCGCCTCGGTCGGCGAGGACCCGGCCGTGTGGGAGAAGCGCGGCCGCCACACCCGCTTCGCCGTCGGCGCCGCCAAGCAGGCGATGGAGGACTCCGGCGCGCTCGGCACGGTCGAGCCCACGCGGATGGGCGTGTACCTGGGCGCGGGCGAGGGCCAGCAGGACTTCGGCGCTTTCAGCGCGATGATGACCGCCGCCATCCAGGGCGGCGAGTTCGACCTGACCAAGTTCGTGCAGAAGGGCCTGGAGCTGCTCGACCCGATGGAGGAGCTGGAGCAGGAGCCCAACATGCCGGCCGCCTACGTAGCCGCGCAGTTCGACGCCCAGGGCCCCAACTTCAACTGCCTGACCGCCTGCGCCGCCAGCAGCCAGGCCATCGGCGAGGCGGCCGAGATCATCCGCCGCGGCGACGCCGACGTCATGATCTCCGGCGGCGCGCACAGCATGATCCACCCGTTCGGCGTCACGGGCTTCAACCTGCTGACCGCGCTCTCCGAACGGAACGACGAGCCGGAGCGCGCCAGCCGCCCGTTCGACCAGCACCGCGACGGCTTCGTGCTGGGCGAGGGCGCCGCAATGCTGATCCTCGAGGAGTACGAGCACGCCAAGGCCCGCGGCGCGCAGATCTACGGCGAGCTGGTCGGCTACGGCGCCACGGCCGACGCCTTCCGCATCACCGACACCCACCCCGAGGGGCGCGGCGCCACCAGCTGCATCAAGATGGCGCTGAAGGACGCCGGCATCGGCACATCCGACATCGACTACGTCAACGCCCACGGCACCAGCACCACCGTCAACGACAAGGTCGAGACCCTCAGCCTCAAGCAGGCCCTCGGCGAGGACGACGCCCGCGCCACGCCGGTCTCGAGCACCAAGAGCATGATGGGCCACCTGATCGCCGCGGCCGGCGCCACCGAGCTGATCATCAGCCTGATGGCCATCAAGGACAACAAACTGCCGCCGACCATCAACTACGAAACGCCCGACCCCAACTGCGACCTCGACTACATCCCCAACGAGGCCCGCGACCAGCAGTGCAACATCGTGCTGTCCAACAGCTTCGGATTCGGCGGGCAGAACATTACGCTAATCGCGCGGGGCGTGTGA